The Anaerotignum propionicum DSM 1682 sequence TGCTGGATAATATGGATAACGACACATTGAGAAAATCTGTTGAGCGCATTGGTGGCAAAGCAAAAACCGAATGTTCGGGAAATGTGACCAAGGAGCGACTGAAAGAGCTTTGTGAAATTGGGGTGGATTATATTTCTTGTGGTGCGCTCACCCACTCTGCACCTATTTTAGATTTTTCTCTTAAAAATTTGAAAAACTTAGATTGATGAGAATAAAAAATCTTCATGAATTGGGGTTAGGGTATTAAAAAGACCTTATTGCATTGCAAAAATTTGCCTTGTAATAAGGTTTTTGTTTTTAGGTTTATTTATATCACTATAGTTATTGAAAGCTATTTTCATAACTGAAAGACCATATTGGTGGAGGAAAAAATATTTGTATGACTTTCTGAGCAGGCTCTACTTATATTTTTCGTAATAACCATTTTTGGTTATCGCAATTACAGGTTAGTTCATATATTTTTTCTATGCCATTTATGATGCTACTACAGAGAAAACAGAGGGTTTGACTGCCGCCAAATCTATTTTTTTCTGTTTGTAGGATACGATCCACCTTTACTGTGGTGGTTTCGCCGTTATCCTCCATGCGAAATCGCACGGGAGTAACGGTTCCGTCTTTTGCTGTCCAGGAAATCATATCAATATTTTTATTCAAAAGCTTCATGCAGAGAACCTCCTTGATAGAACTTAATATGACTATAACAGAACTTACGTTCTTTATCAATGGTAAATTTATACCAATATGCGAATAAATGTTTTTTGGTTACAATAAGAGAAAATTGTATAAATAGGAATGGATTTGCATAAAAAATACTAATATGATATACAAAAAAAATTGCAAATGGGGGCGGGAATTCTCCAAAGTGCAAGGCGCAAAATCGTTGCAAAACCTTTCTTGTGTCTGTATAATAAAGCGTATGGTATAACGGAGAAGAAGAAAAGTTACCCAGAAAGGACAAGTGTATGTACGAAAAAATTTCTATACCCGAAATCTTTGGAATGAATGTATTCAATGACGCAATGATGCGCGAACATTTGCCAAAGCAAGTCTACAAGGAATTAAAGAACACCATTGAAAGAGGAGAAATGTTGAATTCCTCTATCGCAGATATTATTGCAAATGCCATGAAGGACTGGGCTGTGGAAAGAGGGGCAACCCATTATACCCATTGGTTTCAACCTATGACAGGAATTACCGCAGAAAAGCATGATTCCTTTTTGACAGCGCCCATAAATGGAAAGGCAATTATGGAGTTTTCAGGCAAGGAGTTAATCAAAGGGGAATCTGATGCATCATCCTTTCCTTCCGGCGGTTTGCGTGCAACCTTTGAGGCAAGAGGCTATACGGCGTGGGACTGTACATCACCTGCATTTTTAAGAGAGGATGCGGCAGGAATTACTCTATATATTCCAACAGCTTTTTGCTCCTATACAGGGGAAGCATTGGATAAAAAAACTCCGTTGCTCCGTTCTGTTGAGGCTGTTTCCAAACAGGCTATTCGTATTTTGCATTTGTTTGGGAACACAACTGCAAAGAGAATTAATGTATATTCAGGAGCAGAACAGGAGTACTTCTTGATTGACCGCACGTTGTATCAGCAGAGAAAAGATTTGATTTTTACAGGAAGAACTCTTTTTGGCGCGGCGCCACCAAAGGGTCAGGAATTGGATGACCATTATTTTGGCAGTATTAAAGAAAGAGTTGCGTGCTTTATGCGAGAGCTAAACATAGAGCTTTGGAAACTTGGTGTGACTGCAAAAACACAGCATAATGAAGTAGCTCCTGCACAGCACGAACTTGCACCTATTTATGATGATTGCAACCGTGCCGCTGACCATAACCAATTGGTAATGGAGGCAATGAAGCGTATTGCGGGACATCATAATCTGACTTGTTTACTTCACGAAAAGCCCTTTGCAGGTGTGAATGGCAGTGGCAAGCATAATAACTGGTCTTTGGGAACGGATGACGGGCAGAATCTTTTGGATCCCGGTAAAACACCTCATGAAAATGCTCAATTTTTAGTGTTTTTAACTGCAATTATCAAGGGTGTGGATAAATATTCTGAGCTGTTGCGATTGGCAGCAGCTAACCCCGGCAATGACCATCGCTTGGGTAAGCAGGAAGCCCCTCCGGCTATTATTTCTATTTTTCTGGGAGATCAGCTTTTAGATATTTTTGATCAGATTGAGCATGGTGGAGCGACCAGCAGCATTCAGGGTGGAAAAATGCGTGTTGGTGTAAATACCCTTCCGTATTTGAAGAGAGATGCAACTGACCGAAACAGAACTTCTCCGTTTGCGTTTACTGGAAATAAGTTTGAGTTCCGTATGCCTCCATCCTCCGGTTCTATTTCAGGTCCTAATTTTGTATTGAATACCATTGTTGCCGATGTTTTGGCGGAGTTTGCCGATGAATTGGAGAAGGCGGAGGATTTCAATACGGCGGTACATGAATTAATCAGAAAAACCTATGCAGACCATAAGCGCATTATTTTTGATGGAAATGGCTATGCTGAAGAGTGGTTGCAAGAGGCAGAGAG is a genomic window containing:
- a CDS encoding glutamine synthetase III, with product MYEKISIPEIFGMNVFNDAMMREHLPKQVYKELKNTIERGEMLNSSIADIIANAMKDWAVERGATHYTHWFQPMTGITAEKHDSFLTAPINGKAIMEFSGKELIKGESDASSFPSGGLRATFEARGYTAWDCTSPAFLREDAAGITLYIPTAFCSYTGEALDKKTPLLRSVEAVSKQAIRILHLFGNTTAKRINVYSGAEQEYFLIDRTLYQQRKDLIFTGRTLFGAAPPKGQELDDHYFGSIKERVACFMRELNIELWKLGVTAKTQHNEVAPAQHELAPIYDDCNRAADHNQLVMEAMKRIAGHHNLTCLLHEKPFAGVNGSGKHNNWSLGTDDGQNLLDPGKTPHENAQFLVFLTAIIKGVDKYSELLRLAAANPGNDHRLGKQEAPPAIISIFLGDQLLDIFDQIEHGGATSSIQGGKMRVGVNTLPYLKRDATDRNRTSPFAFTGNKFEFRMPPSSGSISGPNFVLNTIVADVLAEFADELEKAEDFNTAVHELIRKTYADHKRIIFDGNGYAEEWLQEAESRGLSNITNMVDSIPYLVDEKAIALFERHKVLNRVELHSRSEILYETYIKQINIEARAMIDIASKQIRPAIVKYAGEVATSLAAMKAAGFDASVEEELLMEINDNMKAFQEALKHLSEVTQEAAKLKNNSKLQAIFYRDQVFKVMEELRKPADRLEFLVDEKAWPFPTYGELLYNV